Proteins from a genomic interval of Trifolium pratense cultivar HEN17-A07 linkage group LG6, ARS_RC_1.1, whole genome shotgun sequence:
- the LOC123890909 gene encoding protein AUXIN RESPONSE 4 — translation MAILTEEQNQQQPKQHSTKTKTKSSHKPKTQQPQLSFWFYFTLSISLITLFFFFFFFFIFTSSSLSPQKSLLNLPTTLRKHYSNGRTIKVQIHPNQPPIQLFTFQRAPNTQTPSETVLILHGQALSSYSYRNLVQSLSTQGVRVIAIDLPGNGFSDKSVEVSVEGLDGIFGRFSYVYSEIQEKGFFWAFDQIVETGQIPYEEVLARMSKRKVSIPVDLGPEEIGKVLGQVIDTLGLAPVHLVLHDSALGFAANWVSENSNLVSSLTLVDTPPLNSGAFPIWVLEVPLIREVVLGLPLVFEKVVNFCCSKRIGGLDADAHRVLLKTGDGRKAVVATGKNLNSSFDLAEWGGSDGLKDMPMQLIWSSDWSEEWIREGNQVAGALPRAKFVTHSGGRWAQEDVAVEIAGKISQFVLSLPKTVRKVEQESSIPDHIQEMFDEAKTDGHGHDRLGEDDIHEVGYMDAYGLGHGPRDL, via the exons ATGGCGATCTTAACAGAAgaacaaaatcaacaacaacctAAACAACACTcaaccaaaacaaaaaccaaGTCTTCCCACAAACCCAAAACACAACAACCTCAATTATCTTTCTGGTTCTACTTCACTCTTTCAATTTCTCTCATAaccctcttcttcttcttcttcttcttcttcatcttcacttCTTCATCCCTTTCACCACAAAAATCGTTACTTAACTTACCCACAACTCTCCGTAAACACTACTCCAATGGCAGAACAATCAAAGTCCAAATTCATCCAAATCAACCACCCATTCAACTCTTCACCTTCCAGCGAGCTCCCAATACTCAAACACCTTCAGAAACTGTTCTCATTCTTCATGGTCAAGCTCTCAGTTCATACTCTTATCGGAATCTTGTTCAATCTCTTAGCACACAAGGTGTTCGAGTTATTGCCATTGATCTTCCTGGTAATGGGTTTTCTGATAAATCGGTAGAAGTTTCTGTTGAAGGGTTGGATGGGATTTTTGGGAggtttagttatgtttatagtGAAATTCAAGAAAAGGGTTTTTTTTGGGCTTTTGATCAAATTGTTGAAACGGGTCAAATTCCTTATGAGGAAGTTCTTGCTCGAATGTCGAAGAGGAAAGTTAGTATACCGGTTGATTTGGGTCCAGAAGAGATTGGAAAAGTTTTGGGACAGGTTATTGATACATTAGGGTTAGCACCTGTTCATTTGGTTTTACATGATTCAGCTTTAGGGTTTGCTGCTAATTGGGTTTCTGAGAATTCTAATTTGGTTTCAAGTTTGACGCTTGTTGATACACCGCCTTTGAATTCGGGTGCTTTTCCTATTTGGGTTTTGGAGGTTCCTTTGATTAGAGAGGTGGTTTTAGGGTTGCCTTTGGTTTTTGAAAAAGTTGTGAATTTTTGTTGTTCTAAGAGAATTGGTGGTTTGGATGCTGATGCACATAGGGTGCTGTTGAAGACTGGGGATGGAAGGAAAGCGGTTGTGGCTACTGGAAAGAATTTGAATTCTAGCTTTGATTTGGCTGAATGGGGTGGTTCTGATGGATTGAAAGATATGCCAATGCAATTGATCTGGTCTAGTGATTGGTCTGAAGAATGGATCCGTGAAGGGAATCAGGTTGCTGGCGCTCTTCCGCGGGCGAAGTTTGTTACACATTCTGGAGGCCGGTGGGCTCAG GAGGATGTAGCAGTTGAGATAGCTGGAAAAATTTCTCAGTTTGTCTTGTCACTACCAAAGACTGTCAGAAAAGTTGAGCAAGAGTCCTCCATCCCAGACCACATACAGGAGATGTTTGATGAAGCTAAAACTGATGGTCACGGTCATGATCGCCTTGGTGAAGATGACATCCATGAAGTTGGTTACATGGACGCGTATGGACTCGGTCACGGACCTCGTGATTTGTGA